The genomic interval GGCGAGAAGAAGAGCACACAGGGCCGCGGTGATCACCAGCACCTGGCGGCGCAAGGCGGTCAGGCCGCGGGCCAACTCTTCACGCTCCGCCAGCAGCGGCATCGAGAGCACAAAGCGATCGGACACGCTGCGGGATCCCGGTACCCGAACCTCCGTGTACAGCTCTAGATAGGAAGTGTCGCCCACCCGGTCGGTACGGGAGGCCACCGCCGGATTCGGCTCCCCTGCCCGGTCTTCCAGCCGCAGGGCGTTGAACACGTCGCCAGGGATTCGCTTGGGCAACAGCCCGGCGGCGAACAGCTCGCTCCGGCTGGAAGCGAAGACCGTGTTGCGCCAGTAGAGATTGAGTTCGTTGCGCACTACCTCGGAGATTTCGGCCATGCGCGCATCGGCGAAGGAGCGGTCGATACCGAAGCCCGGCTGTGGGGTGGCCAGCAGTTCCGTCACCAGCCGCCGGGCGGAGTCGAGGGACTGCGCACCGCGGCGCTCCTGCTCCCGCTCCAATCGCTGCTCGATGGTCGCCAGCAGGAACAGATCGAGAACGATCAGCGGAATCAGCAACAGAACCGTGTACACCACGACCAGGCGGGTGGAATAGGAGCCCAGAATCCGGTTGAGCAAAGAGCGGAGGGAAACCGCCGGCGCGGTCAGCATGCGCGCCGTCAGGTACAGGGAGGCGGCCAGCAACAGCAAGCCGACCGTCGCCGCGCCGCTGCGCACCAGGGCACGGACCGGATGGAGTACCGGCAGAGCCAGGGCCCGGCCGACGCCGAGGGGCTGCAGCCAGCGCCATTCGTCGCCCAGCAGACGCAGGGCAAAGCCGGACGCCGGCTCCCCCGGCAAAGCCGCCAGACTGACGATCACCGCCCCGCCTTCGAGATCCTGCGACGCCATGGAGCGATCCTCGATCAGCTCGACCTCCAGGCCGCCGGCGGGCAAGGCGCTGCGCGCCAGGCCCGGTTCCAACCGCAACCGCCAGCGCACCACCCCCCAGCTATCGCCGCCATAGGTGAGAGGCACCGAACCGATGGCCTCGGCACCTTCCGAGGGTGGCGCATCGGTCTCCTCTCGCTCGAAGGCAAGACCGAAGGAAAAGCTCGACGGGGGTCCATCGAAGGGTTCCACCCGCAGGGTGGAACGCACCCCGGGGCGGGCCAGCGGCGAGGCCGCCCATAGGCTGTAAGCAAGATCCTGGCGGTCGAGGGCTTCCGGTGAACGCGGCAGGATCGCACCGAGTCCTCGGCGAGCGAGTTCTTCGGATACCGCTCCGTTCAGCTCGCGAGCCAGTCGTTCCGGTCCTTCTCCCCACTGTTCGATGGCGCGTGCCGCGAGCTGTCGGCGCAGGGCGCCACGATCTGCCGAGGCGCTGAGGATGGCTCCCGCCACACAGCCGAGAATTGCCGCCTGCATCCAGCGCCGGCGCCTTCCCGTCATGCCAGCACCGAAGGCGAGGGCAGCCACCACCAGGCTGACGGCCAGCGGCCAAAGATCCAACAGGGCCGCGGCCAAGGCGCAGATCATCAGGACCATCGACCCGCGCCGGAAGGTCGCCCTCGCCGGCTGTCGCGCTCCTCCCAGACGCAGCACTGCCGCCACCACCAGGGCGACCGTGGCCCGGCCGAAGAAAACGTCGATCGATCCGAAGAATCCCTCCTCCAAGGAGGCCGAGACCACCGCGTCGGCTCCCCGGTAGGGGGCGACCAAGGCGACGGCGGCACCCAAGGCACCGGCGAGGGCGCCGCTCACCCAGGGTGGGAAACGCCAAGGCCATTCGTCCTTCAGACATAGGGTCGCCGCGCCGAGGGCCGCGATCGTCACCGTCGCCGGGGCCGCTCCAGCGGACCAGCCGAGGACCAAGGCCGCCGAGGCAGCGAAAATCGGGGCGATGGGCGGATCCTGCCGGCTTCCCGCGACCACGGCGCCGAAGAGGGCCGCCGCCAGGGCGAACAAGGCGGACCGGCGCCAAGGGTCCGCCCAGGGCATCTCCGGGTGCTCCTGCGGCGCCGCCTGAACGACCAGCCCGGGACGGCCTTCCGCCACCAGGAGTACGGCGTCCGGATCCGCCTGGGCCGAATCCGCCACCGCCGACCATCGCAGCGGCCATCGGCCACGGGCGAAGTCGCGCTCGAAGGGCAGCCGATCCACCGGATAGCTGCGAGCCGCGGCCACCCGCCAGGGGCGCCGTGCGTCGTCGAGGGGCACCACATGGGCGAGGGTGACGGAGCGGAAGCCTGCCACAAAGGTCGAACCCTCCTTCGGTACGACCGACCCTTCGAGATCGAGGCGCAGGCCCGGTCCGCTCCATGCGCGCGGATTGCCGTCCGGGTCCAGCACCATCAGGGTGAAGGACGACGGCCCTCGGCTGTCGAGGAACTCAAAGAGCGCGTCGCTCTGGCGGCTCTGGCCGGGAATCTCCTCGGCGGTGGACTCTGCCGCCCGTTCCAGTCGTTGCCACAGCTCAGCGTAGGCGCGACTGACCCGCCCTCTGCCGTCTTCGGTGGTCGGGTCGTAGCGCAGATCGAGCCAACCGCGGATAGAGAAAAGGCTGCCGGAGACGAGCAGGGCGATCAGGAGGAAAACCCGCGCGCGGCGAGAAAACCTGAGCAGAAGGGTCGCGGTGATCGCGAAGAGGAGCGCCAGGGTGGACCAGGCGGGGGTTGGCAACCAGGGTGCCGCGACGCAGGACGCGAGGAGGAGGGCCGCCGCCGCCCGGCGCGGGGAGCGACGCCGAGGTTCGAGCACCGGTTCCGGAGGGACATCATCCCCAGGCGAGTTCTGGTCGGTACTTTCCGGCTCTGCCAATGGCTAAACCATGGGTAGGTCGACGCCGCGTTCCCGCGCGCAGGCAATGGCGTCTTCGTAGCCCGCGTCGGCGTGGCGCACCACTCCCATCCCCGGGTCGCCGGTCAACACCCGGTCCAGACGTTCGCCGGCCTCGGCGCTGCCGTCCGCCACGACCACCTGGCCAGCGTGCAGCGAGTAGCCGATGCCCACTCCCCCACCGTGGTGCACAGAGACCCAGGTGGCGCCGTTGACGGCGTTGAGCAGGGCATTGAGAATCGGCCAGTCGCCGATTGCATCGGAGCCGTCGCGCATGCCTTCCGTTTCGCGGTTGGGCGAAGCGACGGAACCACAGTCCAAATGGTCGCGGCCGATCACGATCGGTGCCTTGACCTTGCCCGAAGCCACCAGCTCATTGAACACCGCTCCAGCTTTCGCCCGCTCGCCGTAACCCAGCCAGCAGATGCGCGACGGCAGCCCCTGGAAGGCGACCCGCTCCCGCGCCATGTGGATCCAGCGGTGGAGCGCCCGGTCCTCCGGAAAGGTCTCCAGGATGGCCTGGTCGGTAATCGCCAGGTCTTCCTCGTCACCGGACAGCACCACCCAGCGGAAGGGTCCCTTGCCTTCGCAGAACAGCGGCCGGATGAAGCGCGGCACGAAACCTTCAAAGTCGAAGGCGTTCTCCACTCCGGCGGTCAGCGCCTGGCCGCGCAAATTGTTGCCGTAGTCGAAGGTGACGGCGCCGCGCTCCTGCAGGGCGAGCATCGCCCGCACGTGGTCTGCCATGGTCGCCATGGAGCGCTCGACATAACCCTCCGGGTCGGCCTTGCGCAGCTCTTGGGCTGCGTCAAAGGACAGATCCCTCGGGTAGTAGCCGACCAGCGCATCGTGTGCCGAGGTCTGGTCCGTCAAGGCATCCGGCGTCACGCCGTGGGCCAACAGGTGTTCCAGCAGATCGACGGCGTTGGCCTCGACGGCGATGGAAATGGCCCGTTTGGCTTCTTTCGCCGCTAGCGCGCGGGCCACGCCGTCTTCGATCGACTCCGCCACCTCGTCCAGGTAGCGGGTTTCGAGGCGCCGATCGATACGGCTGCGGTCCACCTCCGCTACCAGGCAGACGCCCTCATTCATCGTCACCGCCAGGGGCTGGGCGCCGCCCATTCCGCCGAGGCCGGCGGTCACCGTCAAGGTTCCCGCCAGGGTGCCGCCGAAACTCTGCCGGGCGCACTCCGCCAGGGTTTCGAAAGTGCCTTGCAGAATCCCCTGGGTACCGATGTAGATCCACGAACCGGCGGTCATCTGGCCGTACATGGTCAGGCCGAGCCCTTCGAGGCGCCGGAACTCATCCACCGTCGCCCAGTGGGGTACCAGCATCGAGTTGGCGATCAGCACCCGGGGTGCGTCGCGGTGGGTACGGAACACCGCCACCGGCTTGCCCGACTGCACCAGCATGGTTTCGTCGCATCCCAGTCGGCGGAGGGTGGCGACGAGGGCGTCGAAGCTCTCCCAATCGCGCGCCGCCTTGCCGGAACCGCCGTACACCACCAGATCCTCCGGCCGCTCGGCGACCTCCGGATCGAGGTTGTTCATCAACATCCGCAGGGCGGCCTCTTGCTGCCAGCCGAGACAGGTGATTTCCGTGCCGCGCGGGGCGCGGATCACCCGCGGTCCGCGGGTGGCGATGGGCTCCGGTGCTGTTGTCGTGCTCATAGTCTCCGATTCTACCCGCCCTCGATACCTGAGGGATCCTGCGTCGTCACGCGACCGAGCCCGCGAGAGTTCGACGGCGGCGCAGCCGCTGTAGATGGGTGGGCCCGAACGATCTCGTTCGGGCGAGGGGGCGCTGAGCCCCCTGAGAATCAATAGTAGCCGCTGTGGAAAGTACGGTTGTAGGACTTTCCACAGCGGCTACTCGTCTATACCGTAGCGTTTCATTTTGGCGGTAAGGCCGTTGCGTGAGAGGCCGAGGAGCCTGGCCGCCTGGGTCTTGTTGCCGCCGGTCTGCTTCATCGCTTCGCGAATCGCGACCTCCTCGGTGGTGGCGACCAGGCGATCCAGATTGAGATCCGACAGGTCCGCCGCGGAGGGTGGCGAAACGGCGCTCAGACGCACCTTCTCCGGCAGTAGATTGAAATCCACCGGTTGCCCCGGCGGACAGAGGTAGACGAGCTGGCGGGTGATGTTCTCCAACTCCTTGAGGTTGCCCGGATAGTCGTAGGCCAGAAGAGCCGCCTTGGCCTTGACGGTGATACCTTGCATGCGCTT from Acidobacteriota bacterium carries:
- a CDS encoding ATP-binding protein, with translation MLEPRRRSPRRAAAALLLASCVAAPWLPTPAWSTLALLFAITATLLLRFSRRARVFLLIALLVSGSLFSIRGWLDLRYDPTTEDGRGRVSRAYAELWQRLERAAESTAEEIPGQSRQSDALFEFLDSRGPSSFTLMVLDPDGNPRAWSGPGLRLDLEGSVVPKEGSTFVAGFRSVTLAHVVPLDDARRPWRVAAARSYPVDRLPFERDFARGRWPLRWSAVADSAQADPDAVLLVAEGRPGLVVQAAPQEHPEMPWADPWRRSALFALAAALFGAVVAGSRQDPPIAPIFAASAALVLGWSAGAAPATVTIAALGAATLCLKDEWPWRFPPWVSGALAGALGAAVALVAPYRGADAVVSASLEEGFFGSIDVFFGRATVALVVAAVLRLGGARQPARATFRRGSMVLMICALAAALLDLWPLAVSLVVAALAFGAGMTGRRRRWMQAAILGCVAGAILSASADRGALRRQLAARAIEQWGEGPERLARELNGAVSEELARRGLGAILPRSPEALDRQDLAYSLWAASPLARPGVRSTLRVEPFDGPPSSFSFGLAFEREETDAPPSEGAEAIGSVPLTYGGDSWGVVRWRLRLEPGLARSALPAGGLEVELIEDRSMASQDLEGGAVIVSLAALPGEPASGFALRLLGDEWRWLQPLGVGRALALPVLHPVRALVRSGAATVGLLLLAASLYLTARMLTAPAVSLRSLLNRILGSYSTRLVVVYTVLLLIPLIVLDLFLLATIEQRLEREQERRGAQSLDSARRLVTELLATPQPGFGIDRSFADARMAEISEVVRNELNLYWRNTVFASSRSELFAAGLLPKRIPGDVFNALRLEDRAGEPNPAVASRTDRVGDTSYLELYTEVRVPGSRSVSDRFVLSMPLLAEREELARGLTALRRQVLVITAALCALLLAVSVRLARNFTSPLTELVEGTRRIAAGATSLELAPRELELASLVEAVDDMAGKIAAGRARLMREKEVVDRMVDNITSAVVSVDRERRVLMRNQVAAQLLGVQVGEFVDRAFAEREELEPVRHFLRRAGEEAIHETVQVRAARAPGAELEEEEQEWNLVWVPLPGEQEPSALLVVEDVTETVRGQRLEAWAEMARIIAHEIKNPLTPIRLNVEHMRQVRGDAGTEERFGEIFERCTQNVLAQVEELQQIASEFSTYSSILQIELREEDLVAALRELAEPYLTAPPAGVQVAFEAQPHSISARFDRKVLGRAVRNLIENALRASAGGGMVLVQVARTEGADSRREARITVADTGPGVPPELLGRIFDPYFSTHASGTGLGLPIARRVATEHGGTIQARNRDSGGLAVTITIPL
- the hutU gene encoding urocanate hydratase — translated: MSTTTAPEPIATRGPRVIRAPRGTEITCLGWQQEAALRMLMNNLDPEVAERPEDLVVYGGSGKAARDWESFDALVATLRRLGCDETMLVQSGKPVAVFRTHRDAPRVLIANSMLVPHWATVDEFRRLEGLGLTMYGQMTAGSWIYIGTQGILQGTFETLAECARQSFGGTLAGTLTVTAGLGGMGGAQPLAVTMNEGVCLVAEVDRSRIDRRLETRYLDEVAESIEDGVARALAAKEAKRAISIAVEANAVDLLEHLLAHGVTPDALTDQTSAHDALVGYYPRDLSFDAAQELRKADPEGYVERSMATMADHVRAMLALQERGAVTFDYGNNLRGQALTAGVENAFDFEGFVPRFIRPLFCEGKGPFRWVVLSGDEEDLAITDQAILETFPEDRALHRWIHMARERVAFQGLPSRICWLGYGERAKAGAVFNELVASGKVKAPIVIGRDHLDCGSVASPNRETEGMRDGSDAIGDWPILNALLNAVNGATWVSVHHGGGVGIGYSLHAGQVVVADGSAEAGERLDRVLTGDPGMGVVRHADAGYEDAIACARERGVDLPMV